One genomic region from Papaver somniferum cultivar HN1 unplaced genomic scaffold, ASM357369v1 unplaced-scaffold_24, whole genome shotgun sequence encodes:
- the LOC113340937 gene encoding uncharacterized protein LOC113340937 — translation MDDQLIWLGDKKGTFSVKTAYNNYSQVKTAYNNYSQGIDPIMSGPTYLARRQEGLPTLSNLHRINSALDSPNLCYLCGLTEETEDHLLLQCTSAINVWNYFMNFVGGGSPILHTAKEVIVGWKNPPLSAQGKQLWKRLPAAILWGLWKDRNAIAFSGKTFKLQDVIRDIKIDAFNWSRGLDCFKGINTTNLGFSLMS, via the exons ATGGATGACCAGCTTATTTGGCTCGGCGACAAGAAGGGTACATTTTCAGTTAAAACGGCTTATAACAACTACTCTCAAG TTAAAACGGCTTATAACAACTACTCTCAAGGTATTGATCCTATCATGTCAGGACCAACTTATTTGGCTCGGCGACAAGAAGG GTTGCCAACCTTAAGCAACCTGCACCGTATAAATAGTGCTTTAGATTCACCAAATTTGTGTTATCTATGTGGTCTGACTGAAGAAACTGAAGACCACCTCCTTCTGCAATGTACTTCGGCTATTAATGTTTGGAACTACTTCATGAACTTTGTTGGAGGTGGCAGTCCTATACTTCATACTGCCAAGGAGGTTATCGTGGGATGGAAGAATCCTCCTCTATCTGCCCAAGGAAAACAACTGTGGAAAAGACTTCCGGCAGCCATCCTTTGGGGATTATGGAAAGATCGTAACGCCATTGCCTTCTCCGGAAAGACGTTCAAGCTGCAAGATGTCATTAGAGATATAAAAATAGATGCCTTCAACTGGTCTAGAGGCCTGGATTGCTTTAAGGGCATCAATACAACGAAT TTGGGTTTCAGTTTGATGTCCTAG